The Sorex araneus isolate mSorAra2 chromosome 5, mSorAra2.pri, whole genome shotgun sequence genome has a segment encoding these proteins:
- the KCNQ2 gene encoding potassium voltage-gated channel subfamily KQT member 2 isoform X8 has translation MVQKSRNGGVYPGPGGEKKLKVGFVGLDAGAAESTRDGALLIAGSEAPKRGSILSKPRASAGAGKAPKRNAVYRRLQNFLYNVLERPRGWAFIYHAYVFLLVFSCLVLSVFSTIKEYEKSSEGALYILEIVTIVVFGVEYFVRIWAAGCCCRYRGWRGRLKFARKPFCVIDIMVLIASIAVLAAGSQGNVFATSALRSLRFLQILRMIRMDRRGGTWKLLGSVVYAHSKELVTAWYIGFLCLILASFLVYLAEKGENDHFDTYADALWWGLITLTTIGYGDKYPQTWNGRLLAATFTLIGVSFFALPAGILGSGFALKVQEQHRQKHFEKRRNPAAGLIQSAWRFYATNLSRTDLHSTWQYYERTVTVPMYSSQPQTYGASRLIPPLNQLELLRNLKSKSGLAFRKEPQPEPSPSPRGAAAKGKGSPQAPTVRRSPSADPSLEDSPSKVPKSWSFGDRSRARQAFRIKGAASRQNSEEASLPGEDVVDDKSCNCEFMTEDLTPGLKVSIRAVCVMRFLVSKRKFKESLRPYDVMDVIEQYSAGHLDMLARIKNLQSRQEPLLCPPSSAHSALAVVSGQRRIDMIVGPPPPSTPRHKKYPTKGPTAPPRESPQYSPRVDQIVGRGPAITDKDRTKGPAETELPEDPSMMGRLGKVEKQVLSMEKKLDFLVNIYMQRSGIPPTETEAYFGPKEPEPAPPYHSPEDSRDHGGRNGCIVKLVRSTSSGGQKNFSAPPAQCPPSTSWQHCHARQVPGTSPVGDPGSLVRIPPPPAHERSLSAYSAGARASAELLRHEEAAGSRAPEAGLRGSDTSISIPSVDHEELERSFSGFSISQSKENLDALASGYAAVAPCAKVRPYIAEGESDTDSDLCTPCGPPPRSATGDGPFGDVGWARK, from the exons CCGAGGCGCCCAAGCGCGGCAGCATCCTCAGCAAGCCGCGCGCGTCCGCGGGCGCGGGCAAGGCCCCCAAGCGCAACGCCGTGTACCGCAGGCTGCAGAATTTCCTCTACAACGTGCTGGAGCGGCCGCGCGGCTGGGCCTTCATCTACCACGCCTACGT gttcCTGCTGGTTTTCTCCTGCCTGGTGCTGTCGGTGTTTTCTACCATCAAAGAGTACGAGAAGAGCTCGGAGGGTGCCCTCTACATCCTG GAGATAGTCACCATCGTGGTGTTCGGGGTGGAGTACTTCGTGCGCATCTGGGCCGCGGGCTGCTGCTGCCGGTACCGAGGCTGGAGGGGGCGGCTCAAGTTCGCCCGGAAGCCCTTCTGCGTGATCG ACATCATGGTCCTCATCGCCTCCATCGCCGTGCTGGCCGCGGGCTCCCAGGGCAACGTCTTCGCCACCTCGGCGCTGCGCAGCCTCCGCTTCCTGCAGATCCTGCGCATGATCCGCATGGACCGGCGCGGGGGCACCTGGAAGCTGCTGGGCTCGGTGGTGTACGCGCACAGCAAG GAGCTGGTCACCGCCTGGTACATCGGCTTCCTCTGCCTCATCCTAGCTTCCTTCCTGGTGTACCTGGCCGAGAAGGGCGAGAACGACCACTTCGACACCTACGCGGACGCGCTCTGGTGGGGCCTG ATCACCCTGACGACCATCGGCTACGGGGACAAGTACCCCCAGACCTGGAACGGGAGGCTGCTGGCCGCCACCTTCACCCTCATCGGCGTCTCCTTCTTCGCTCTGCCCGCG GGCATCCTGGGCTCCGGCTTCGCCCTGAAGGTGCAGGAGCAGCACCGGCAGAAGCACTTTGAGAAGAGACGGAACCCTGCGGCAGGCCTGATCCAG TCGGCCTGGAGGTTCTACGCCACCAACCTGTCGCGCACTGACTTGCACTCCACGTGGCAGTATTACGAGCGCACGGTGACGGTGCCCATGTACAG CTCGCAACCTCAAACCTACGGGGCGTCCAG ACTGATTCCTCCGCTCAACCAGCTGGAGCTGCTCCGGAACCTCAAGAGCAAGTCTGGACTCGCCTTCAG GAAGGAGCCACAGCCGGAGCCTTCCCCAAG CCCCCGCGGCGCGGCTGCCAAGGGGAAGGGGTCCCCGCAGGCCCCGACCGTGCGGCGCTCGCCCAGCGCGGACCCCAGCCTGGAGGACAGTCCCAGCAAGGTGCCCAAGAGCTGGAGCTTCGGAGACCGCAGCCGAGCACGCCAGGCCTTCCGCATCAAGGGTGCCGCTTCCCGCCAGAACTCAGAAG aagcCAGTCTCCCTGGGGAAGATGTCGTGGATGACAAGAGCTGTAACTGCGAGTTTATGACGGAGGACTTGACCCCGGGCCTCAAAGTCAGCATCCGGGCCGTGTG CGTCATGCGCTTCTTGGTGTCCAAGAGGAAGTTCAAGGAGAGTCTGCGGCCCTACGACGTGATGGACGTGATCGAGCAGTACTCCGCTGGCCACTTGGACATGCTGGCCCGCATCAAAAACCTGCAGTCCAGGCAAGAGCCCCTTCTCTGCCCGCCCAGCTCCGCACACAGTGCCCTGGCGGTGGTCTCGGGCCAGCGCAG GATAGATATGAttgtgggccccccacccccttcaacTCCCCGGCACAAGAAGTACCCCACCAAAGGACCCACGGCCCCTCCGCGAGAGTCGCCCCAGTACTCTCCTAG AGTGGACCAGATTGTGGGTCGGGGGCCAGCCATCACTGACAAGGACCGCACCAAGGGTCCGGCTGAAACGGAGCTGCCTGAGGACCCCAGCATGATGGGCCGGCTGGGGAAGGTGGAGAAGCAG GTCTTGTCCATGGAGAAGAAGCTGGATTTCTTGGTGAACATCTACATGCAGCGCTCGGGGATCCCCCCAACGGAGACTGAGGCCTACTTCGGGCCCAAGGAGCCAGAGCCGGCACCCCCCTACCACAGCCCCGAGGACAGCCGCGACCACGGCGGCAGGAATGGCTGCATCGTCAAGCTCGTGCGCTCCACTAGCTCCGGAGGCCAGAAGAACTTCTCGGCgccccctgcccagtgccccccGTCCACCTCGTGGCAGCACTGCCACGCTCGCCAGGTCCCTGGCACCTCGCCCGTGGGCGACCCCGGCTCACTGGTGCGCatcccgcccccgccggcccacGAGCGCTCCCTGTCTGCGTACAGCGCGGGCGCCCGGGCCAGCGCCGAGCTCCTGAGGCACGAGGAGGCCGCGGGCAGCAGGGCCCCCGAGGCTGGCCTGCGGGGCAGCGACACGTCCATCTCCATCCCGTCCGTGGACCACGAGGAGCTGGAGCGCTCCTTCAGCGGCTTCAGCATCTCCCAGTCCAAGGAGAACCTGGACGCTCTGGCCAGCGGCTACGCGGCGGTGGCGCCCTGCGCCAAGGTGCGTCCCTACATCGCCGAGGGCGAGTCCGACACCGACTCAGACCTGTGCACGCCCTGTGGGCCCCCGCCGCGCTCTGCCACCGGGGACGGCCCCTTTGGGGATGTGGGCTGGGCCCGGAAGTGA
- the KCNQ2 gene encoding potassium voltage-gated channel subfamily KQT member 2 isoform X9, whose product MVQKSRNGGVYPGPGGEKKLKVGFVGLDAGAAESTRDGALLIAGSEAPKRGSILSKPRASAGAGKAPKRNAVYRRLQNFLYNVLERPRGWAFIYHAYVFLLVFSCLVLSVFSTIKEYEKSSEGALYILEIVTIVVFGVEYFVRIWAAGCCCRYRGWRGRLKFARKPFCVIDIMVLIASIAVLAAGSQGNVFATSALRSLRFLQILRMIRMDRRGGTWKLLGSVVYAHSKELVTAWYIGFLCLILASFLVYLAEKGENDHFDTYADALWWGLITLTTIGYGDKYPQTWNGRLLAATFTLIGVSFFALPAGILGSGFALKVQEQHRQKHFEKRRNPAAGLIQSAWRFYATNLSRTDLHSTWQYYERTVTVPMYRLIPPLNQLELLRNLKSKSGLAFRKEPQPEPSPSPRGAAAKGKGSPQAPTVRRSPSADPSLEDSPSKVPKSWSFGDRSRARQAFRIKGAASRQNSEEASLPGEDVVDDKSCNCEFMTEDLTPGLKVSIRAVCVMRFLVSKRKFKESLRPYDVMDVIEQYSAGHLDMLARIKNLQSRQEPLLCPPSSAHSALAVVSGQRRIDMIVGPPPPSTPRHKKYPTKGPTAPPRESPQYSPRVDQIVGRGPAITDKDRTKGPAETELPEDPSMMGRLGKVEKQVLSMEKKLDFLVNIYMQRSGIPPTETEAYFGPKEPEPAPPYHSPEDSRDHGGRNGCIVKLVRSTSSGGQKNFSAPPAQCPPSTSWQHCHARQVPGTSPVGDPGSLVRIPPPPAHERSLSAYSAGARASAELLRHEEAAGSRAPEAGLRGSDTSISIPSVDHEELERSFSGFSISQSKENLDALASGYAAVAPCAKVRPYIAEGESDTDSDLCTPCGPPPRSATGDGPFGDVGWARK is encoded by the exons CCGAGGCGCCCAAGCGCGGCAGCATCCTCAGCAAGCCGCGCGCGTCCGCGGGCGCGGGCAAGGCCCCCAAGCGCAACGCCGTGTACCGCAGGCTGCAGAATTTCCTCTACAACGTGCTGGAGCGGCCGCGCGGCTGGGCCTTCATCTACCACGCCTACGT gttcCTGCTGGTTTTCTCCTGCCTGGTGCTGTCGGTGTTTTCTACCATCAAAGAGTACGAGAAGAGCTCGGAGGGTGCCCTCTACATCCTG GAGATAGTCACCATCGTGGTGTTCGGGGTGGAGTACTTCGTGCGCATCTGGGCCGCGGGCTGCTGCTGCCGGTACCGAGGCTGGAGGGGGCGGCTCAAGTTCGCCCGGAAGCCCTTCTGCGTGATCG ACATCATGGTCCTCATCGCCTCCATCGCCGTGCTGGCCGCGGGCTCCCAGGGCAACGTCTTCGCCACCTCGGCGCTGCGCAGCCTCCGCTTCCTGCAGATCCTGCGCATGATCCGCATGGACCGGCGCGGGGGCACCTGGAAGCTGCTGGGCTCGGTGGTGTACGCGCACAGCAAG GAGCTGGTCACCGCCTGGTACATCGGCTTCCTCTGCCTCATCCTAGCTTCCTTCCTGGTGTACCTGGCCGAGAAGGGCGAGAACGACCACTTCGACACCTACGCGGACGCGCTCTGGTGGGGCCTG ATCACCCTGACGACCATCGGCTACGGGGACAAGTACCCCCAGACCTGGAACGGGAGGCTGCTGGCCGCCACCTTCACCCTCATCGGCGTCTCCTTCTTCGCTCTGCCCGCG GGCATCCTGGGCTCCGGCTTCGCCCTGAAGGTGCAGGAGCAGCACCGGCAGAAGCACTTTGAGAAGAGACGGAACCCTGCGGCAGGCCTGATCCAG TCGGCCTGGAGGTTCTACGCCACCAACCTGTCGCGCACTGACTTGCACTCCACGTGGCAGTATTACGAGCGCACGGTGACGGTGCCCATGTACAG ACTGATTCCTCCGCTCAACCAGCTGGAGCTGCTCCGGAACCTCAAGAGCAAGTCTGGACTCGCCTTCAG GAAGGAGCCACAGCCGGAGCCTTCCCCAAG CCCCCGCGGCGCGGCTGCCAAGGGGAAGGGGTCCCCGCAGGCCCCGACCGTGCGGCGCTCGCCCAGCGCGGACCCCAGCCTGGAGGACAGTCCCAGCAAGGTGCCCAAGAGCTGGAGCTTCGGAGACCGCAGCCGAGCACGCCAGGCCTTCCGCATCAAGGGTGCCGCTTCCCGCCAGAACTCAGAAG aagcCAGTCTCCCTGGGGAAGATGTCGTGGATGACAAGAGCTGTAACTGCGAGTTTATGACGGAGGACTTGACCCCGGGCCTCAAAGTCAGCATCCGGGCCGTGTG CGTCATGCGCTTCTTGGTGTCCAAGAGGAAGTTCAAGGAGAGTCTGCGGCCCTACGACGTGATGGACGTGATCGAGCAGTACTCCGCTGGCCACTTGGACATGCTGGCCCGCATCAAAAACCTGCAGTCCAGGCAAGAGCCCCTTCTCTGCCCGCCCAGCTCCGCACACAGTGCCCTGGCGGTGGTCTCGGGCCAGCGCAG GATAGATATGAttgtgggccccccacccccttcaacTCCCCGGCACAAGAAGTACCCCACCAAAGGACCCACGGCCCCTCCGCGAGAGTCGCCCCAGTACTCTCCTAG AGTGGACCAGATTGTGGGTCGGGGGCCAGCCATCACTGACAAGGACCGCACCAAGGGTCCGGCTGAAACGGAGCTGCCTGAGGACCCCAGCATGATGGGCCGGCTGGGGAAGGTGGAGAAGCAG GTCTTGTCCATGGAGAAGAAGCTGGATTTCTTGGTGAACATCTACATGCAGCGCTCGGGGATCCCCCCAACGGAGACTGAGGCCTACTTCGGGCCCAAGGAGCCAGAGCCGGCACCCCCCTACCACAGCCCCGAGGACAGCCGCGACCACGGCGGCAGGAATGGCTGCATCGTCAAGCTCGTGCGCTCCACTAGCTCCGGAGGCCAGAAGAACTTCTCGGCgccccctgcccagtgccccccGTCCACCTCGTGGCAGCACTGCCACGCTCGCCAGGTCCCTGGCACCTCGCCCGTGGGCGACCCCGGCTCACTGGTGCGCatcccgcccccgccggcccacGAGCGCTCCCTGTCTGCGTACAGCGCGGGCGCCCGGGCCAGCGCCGAGCTCCTGAGGCACGAGGAGGCCGCGGGCAGCAGGGCCCCCGAGGCTGGCCTGCGGGGCAGCGACACGTCCATCTCCATCCCGTCCGTGGACCACGAGGAGCTGGAGCGCTCCTTCAGCGGCTTCAGCATCTCCCAGTCCAAGGAGAACCTGGACGCTCTGGCCAGCGGCTACGCGGCGGTGGCGCCCTGCGCCAAGGTGCGTCCCTACATCGCCGAGGGCGAGTCCGACACCGACTCAGACCTGTGCACGCCCTGTGGGCCCCCGCCGCGCTCTGCCACCGGGGACGGCCCCTTTGGGGATGTGGGCTGGGCCCGGAAGTGA